One region of Chanodichthys erythropterus isolate Z2021 chromosome 17, ASM2448905v1, whole genome shotgun sequence genomic DNA includes:
- the LOC137004116 gene encoding chymotrypsin-like protease CTRL-1: protein MIFTITCLALVASALGCGVPAIKPQTIGSRIVNGQNAISGSWPWQVSLQLPNGFHFCGGSLINQNWVLTAAHCAVRVGYHRVILGEHDRGSNVEPIQVKLVSKVITHPLYSSTTLNNDIALLKLASPVVFTPRISPVCLAPSTINILPGTRCFTTGWGRTATTTSPMILQQTGLPIMSPAVCRQIWGQSRITDAMICAGASGSSSCQGDSGGPLVCERSGVWSLVGSVSWGINTCSTAYPVVYARISQLRSWIDKTIASN from the exons ATGATCTTCACCATCACCTGCCTTGCCCTGGTGGCCTCTGCTCTGG GTTGTGGAGTGCCGGCGATTAAGCCACAGACGATTGGCAGCAGGATTGTGAACGGACAGAATGCCATCTCTGGTTCTTGGCCCTGGCAGGTCTCTCTCCAG CTACCCAACGGATTCCACTTCTGCGGTGGATCCCTGATCAACCAGAACTGGGTTCTCACTGCTGCTCACTGCGCTGTCAG GGTCGGCTATCATCGTGTCATTCTTGGAGAACATGATCGCGGCTCCAATGTTGAACCCATCCAGGTCAAACTTGTTTCCAAG GTCATCACCCATCCGCTCTACAGCAGCACAACATTGAACAATGACATTGCGTTGCTGAAACTTGCTTCTCCAGTTGTCTTCACTCCTCGTATCTCTCCTGTATGTCTGGCTCCATCAACCATCAACATCCTGCCTGGAACCCGCTGCTTCACCACTGGATGGGGCAGAACTGCCACCACAA CGAGTCCTATGATCCTGCAGCAGACAGGTCTGCCCATCATGAGTCCTGCTGTGTGCAGGCAGATCTGGGGTCAGAGCAGAATCACTGATGCCATGATCTGTGCTGGAGCCTCTGGATCCTCATCTTGCCAG GGTGATTCTGGTGGTCCTCTGGTGTGTGAGAGATCAGGGGTCTGGAGTCTGGTGGGGTCTGTGTCCTGGGGCATCAACACTTGTAGCACTGCTTACCCAGTAGTATACGCCCGCATCTCCCAACTGCGCTCCTGGATCGACAAGACTATCGCTTCCAACTAG